From Solibacillus sp. FSL W7-1464:
GCAAATATTCCATCCCGTATTGCATTTGCTGTCTCATCTGCCGTCGATTCCCGCACGATTCTGGATATGGGCGGGGCTGAGCGATTACTTGGACGGGGCGATATGCTATATTTACCGGCAGGGGCATCCAAACCAGTCCGTGTGCAAGGGGCATTTGTAAGTGATCATGAAGTGGAAAGAATTATTAACAGTGTCATTGAGCAGCAAAAAGCACAATATGAGGAAGCGATGATCCCGACCGATGAACCGATCGTTGATGTGATGGATGAAACGGACGACTTGTATGATGAAGCCGTGCAGCTTGTACTGGAAATGCAGACAGCTTCCGTATCATTACTGCAGCGCCGATTTAGAATCGGATATTCCCGTGCAGCCCGGATTGTTGATCAGATGGAACAAAGAGGGATTGTCGGACCACCCGAAGGAAGCAAACCGCGTCAAGTACTAGGAAATAGATACTAGAAACCCTTGACATTATCGGACTTTTCGGAATATATTCTTTTCTATAAGTTTTGAAATAAATTCGCTGATTTTTCACATTAACATGACACATTTAAAGAAATATGTTTTCTTTTTTCATTTAAAGTGTTATATTATTCACGAATTAGTAGGAATGTTGTACATCAGATGTCTGATCTCTATGTTATGGTGGTGATACTAATTGACAATTAAAGCAGATCATCGTCATTTATACTTACAAGTTATTGATCGTTTGAAGTCAGATATAGATAAAGGGACATATCGTGAGAACGAAAAATTACCCTCAGAGTTCGAACTTTCAAAAACATTAGGTGTAAGTCGTGCAACGCTTCGTGAAGCACTGCGACTTTTGGAAGAAGAAAACATTATTGTCCGTCGTCATGGTGTGGGTACATTCGTCAATCCAAAGCCGGTCTTTACGTCAGGCATTGAACATTTATCGAGTGTATCATCTATGATTGAAAATGCTGGTATGAATCCGGGCACAATCTTCATCAGTGCGAAGGAAGAAAAAGCCACGGAAGATGATGTGGAACGTTTCCAAGCTGACATTGATGACAATGTTATCACGATTGAACGTGTAAGAACGGCCGATAACGAACCGGTCGTCTACTGTGTAGACAAAGTGCCGGCAAATCTATTGCCAAAAGAATTTATAAGTAATCAAAATGTTTCGATTTTCTCGGCTTTAGAGCAAACCGGATCCATCCGTGTCGCATATGCAGTGACATATATCGATCCTGTAGGCTTCCACGATGAAGTATCACCGATATTGAAATGTGGGCCGGAAACAGCATTGCTTGTATTAAAGCAACTTCACTATGATGAAAATGATCGTGTTGTTCTTTATTCAAAAAATTATTTCAGAGCTGACAAATTCAGCTTCCATGTAGTACGTAAACGGGTGTAGAACAATAATTTCTATTATTTAATTCCTGCTAATATCAATTACCTTTGAGGGGGACTCATTAATGAAAAAGCGTAAATTTGGTTTATTAATTTCTTCTGTAGTAGCAACTGGTGCAATTTTGGCGGCATGCGGAACTGACGAAGAGTCAACTGATTCAAAAGACACTTCAAACAATGATTCTAATTCTGGTTCTGAAACAAGCACTGACACAGGTTCTGGCGATTTCTCGATCGCAATGGTTACAGACGTTGGTGGCGTAGACGACAAATCATTCAACCAATCAGCTTGGGAAGGTGTTCAAAAGTTCGGTGCTGACAATGGCTTATCTAAAGGTAACGGTGGTTTTGATTACTTACAATCACAATCAGATGCTGACTACAACACAAACTTAAACAACTTATTACGTCGTGACTTCGATTTAGTATTCGGTGTTGGTTTCATGATGGGTGATGCAATTGAAGAAATCGCTAATGACAATCCAGATGCACAGTTAGCATTAATCGATGCTGAAGTTGCAGCTGACAACGTAGCGAATATCCTGTTCAAAGAGCAAGAAGGTGCTTTCTTAGCGGGTGTTGTTGCAGCTTCAATGTCTGAATCAGGCAAAATCGGTTTCGTAGGCGGTACAGATATCCCAGTAATCAACCGTTTCCACGCTGGTTTCATCGAAGGTGCAAAAGCTGTTAACCCGGATATCGAAATCCAAGTGAACTACACAGGCGTATTCGATGATGCATCTAAAGGTAAAATTGCTGCGAACTCAATGTACTCTTCTGGCGTAGATATTATTTTCCACGCTGCTGGTGGTACTGGTAACGGTGTATTCTCGGAAGCTAAAGAGCGTAAAGCAAAAGATCCGGACGCTAACGTATGGGTAATCGGTGTTGACGCTGACCAGTATGCAGAAGGTCAAGTGGACGACTCTACAAACATCACATTAACTTCTATGTTAAAAGGTGTTAACAACGCAGTAGTGGATATCGCTACTAAAGCGAAAAACGGCGAGTTCCCGGGCGGTACAACAACAGTTTACGGTTTAGCTGAAGACGGTGTTGGCTTAGCGGATTCTCGTGGTGCAATTCCTCAAGAAGTATTAGATAAAGTGGAAGAATATAAAGAGAAAATTGCTTCTGGCGAAATTACAGTTTCAGAAGAAAAACCTAAAGAGTAATAATAATTCTTAATGGAGTAATCATCATAGGGGAATTATTCCCTATGATGATTTTCTAATGTACAGGTTAATTTTTAATATTCAGTAAATTTAGTATTGAGAGAAATGTAAGCGTTATATTTACATTAAATTGTAAAGTAATGGAAGAATCTAGTGTAGAATTCTTCTGAAAAATTAATAGATGAAAGATTTTACCAAAAATCTTTCATGTGTTAATTTTATAAAAATAATTTTTAGATAAATAGCCTAAGGGAGTGAGTCTAGTGGAATATGTGATTGAAATGCTTGGAATCCGAAAAGAGTTCGGTAATTTCGTAGCAAACAATAATATCACCCTCCAGTTAAAAAAAGGCGAAATTCATGCACTACTAGGGGAAAACGGTGCAGGTAAATCGACTTTAATGAATGTACTTTTCGGTCTTTATCAACCAGAAGCCGGAGACATCAAAGTACGCGGGGAATCAGTAAAAATTACAGACCCGAACAAAGCGAATGATTTAGGAATCGGAATGGTGCACCAGCACTTTATGCTCGTGGAAAACTTTACGGTTACTGAAAATATCATTTTAGGAAGCGAACCTACTAAACTGGGTGCCATCAACATTAAAGATGCTGCAAAAGATATTGCTGCATTATCGAAGAAATACAACTTGGATGTGGATCCATATGCGAAAATTGAAGATATTTCTGTCGGAATGCAACAACGTGTAGAAATTTTAAAAACGTTATACCGAGGTGCGGAAATCCTTATTTTTGACGAGCCGACTGCATCATTAACACCGCAGGAAATTACGGAATTGATGGCGATTTTAAAACTTCTGATTAAAGAAGGCAAGTCGATTATCATCATTACGCATAAGCTGAAAGAAATTATGGAAGTATCCGACCGTGTAACGATTATCCGTAAAGGTGAAGGGGTTGGAACAGTCGTAACGAATGAAACAAACCCGGACCAGCTTGCGGAATTAATGGTAGGCCGACAAGTAGAATTCAAAACAGAAAAAGGGGAAGCAAACCCTACTGAAGAAATCTTCAAAATCGAAAACCTGGTTGTAACGGATTACCGGGATGTCGAAAAAGTAAAAGGGCTGAATTTATCGATTCGCCGTGGTGAAATCGTTGGTATTGCGGGGATTGACGGAAATGGTCAGTCAGAATTGATCGAGGCCATTACAGGACTGCGCAAAATTAAGAGCGGTAAAGTAACTTTAGGCGGCAAAGATATTACAGGTTTAAAACCGCGTGAAATTACGGAAACAGGGGTAGGCCATATTCCTCAGGACCGTCACAAACACGGACTTGTTCTGGATTTCCCGATTGGGCATAATATCGCACTGCAAACTTACTATAAATCGCCAATTTCAAAAGGCGTAATTATGGACTATAAAAAAATTAACGAAAAAGCACGTCAAATCATTAAAGAGTATGATGTTCGTTCAGGTCAAGGCGAAATGACGCCTGCACGTGCGCTTTCAGGCGGTAACCAGCAGAAGGCGATCATCGGACGTGAAGTCGACCGTGATCCGGATCTGCTCATCGCAGCACTTCCTACTCGCGGATTGGACGTAGGGGCAATTGAATTTATCCACTCTCGTTTAATCGAACAACGTGATAAAGGAAAAGCCGTATTACTGATTTCGTTTGAATTGGATGAAGTAATGAACGTATCCGACCGCATTGCCGTTATTTATGATGGAACAATCGTCGATACGGTTTATCCGAAAGAAACATCTGAGCAAGAACTGGGCTTATTAATGGCCGGTGAAAAACGTAAAGCAAAGGCAGTTAAGGAGGGGAACGAATAATGTCAAATCGAGTTGTGAATCTGCTCGTTCCACTCATTTCGGTAGTTTTAGGATTACTCGTCGGCGGAATCATCATGGTTGTCAGCGGCTATGATGCAATCGATGGCTATACTGCATTATGGAATGGTATTTTCGGAGATTCTTATTCTATCGGGAATACGATTCGTCAAATTACACCGTATATTTTAGCCGGTCTTGCAGTAGCGTTTGCGTTCCGTACGGGACTGTTCAACATCGGTGTTGAAGGTCAGCTGTTAATGGGCTGGCTTGCAGCGGCATATGTCGGGTATGCAATTGAAGGATTACCACGTGTGATCCACTTGCCATTAGCATTACTGGCGGCTGCGGCAGCAGGTGCATTCTGGGCATTTATCGTCGGTTTCCTGAAAGCAAAACTGCAAGTACATGAAGTAATCGCTTCGATCATGTTAAACTACACAGCATTATATTTAACAAATGCTGCGATCAAATCATTATCGGACGGCGGATTCAAAACGCCGACAGTTTTAGAGTCAGCGACATTACGTAATCAGTGGTTACGTGAAATTACGGATAATTCAAGTCTTCACTTAGGGATTATCGTGGCACTGATCATGGTTGTTGTCATGTGGTTCATTTTAGAGAAAACAACGCGCGGCTATGAGTTGAAAGCAGTAGGGTTCAACAAAAACGCTGCTGAATATGCGGGTATGAACGTAAACCGCAACATCATTCTGGCGATGACAATTTCCGGTGTATTCGCCGGTCTTGGCGGTGCGATGGAAGCATTGGGAACATATCAGAACGCATCGATTAAAGCTGCGGCTTCCGGTATCGGATTCGACGGGATTGCCGTTGCCTTACTAGGTGCAAACAATCCGATCGGTGTATTCTTCGGAGCTTCATTATTCGGTTCCCTGAAATACGGTTCATTAAACATGCCGAACGAAGCAGGTATTCCGGAAGAAATCGT
This genomic window contains:
- a CDS encoding BMP family lipoprotein codes for the protein MKKRKFGLLISSVVATGAILAACGTDEESTDSKDTSNNDSNSGSETSTDTGSGDFSIAMVTDVGGVDDKSFNQSAWEGVQKFGADNGLSKGNGGFDYLQSQSDADYNTNLNNLLRRDFDLVFGVGFMMGDAIEEIANDNPDAQLALIDAEVAADNVANILFKEQEGAFLAGVVAASMSESGKIGFVGGTDIPVINRFHAGFIEGAKAVNPDIEIQVNYTGVFDDASKGKIAANSMYSSGVDIIFHAAGGTGNGVFSEAKERKAKDPDANVWVIGVDADQYAEGQVDDSTNITLTSMLKGVNNAVVDIATKAKNGEFPGGTTTVYGLAEDGVGLADSRGAIPQEVLDKVEEYKEKIASGEITVSEEKPKE
- a CDS encoding GntR family transcriptional regulator, yielding MTIKADHRHLYLQVIDRLKSDIDKGTYRENEKLPSEFELSKTLGVSRATLREALRLLEEENIIVRRHGVGTFVNPKPVFTSGIEHLSSVSSMIENAGMNPGTIFISAKEEKATEDDVERFQADIDDNVITIERVRTADNEPVVYCVDKVPANLLPKEFISNQNVSIFSALEQTGSIRVAYAVTYIDPVGFHDEVSPILKCGPETALLVLKQLHYDENDRVVLYSKNYFRADKFSFHVVRKRV
- a CDS encoding ABC transporter permease, yielding MSNRVVNLLVPLISVVLGLLVGGIIMVVSGYDAIDGYTALWNGIFGDSYSIGNTIRQITPYILAGLAVAFAFRTGLFNIGVEGQLLMGWLAAAYVGYAIEGLPRVIHLPLALLAAAAAGAFWAFIVGFLKAKLQVHEVIASIMLNYTALYLTNAAIKSLSDGGFKTPTVLESATLRNQWLREITDNSSLHLGIIVALIMVVVMWFILEKTTRGYELKAVGFNKNAAEYAGMNVNRNIILAMTISGVFAGLGGAMEALGTYQNASIKAAASGIGFDGIAVALLGANNPIGVFFGASLFGSLKYGSLNMPNEAGIPEEIVSIIIAVIILFVASGYILRVGLQKFGKKKEGK
- a CDS encoding ABC transporter ATP-binding protein — its product is MEYVIEMLGIRKEFGNFVANNNITLQLKKGEIHALLGENGAGKSTLMNVLFGLYQPEAGDIKVRGESVKITDPNKANDLGIGMVHQHFMLVENFTVTENIILGSEPTKLGAINIKDAAKDIAALSKKYNLDVDPYAKIEDISVGMQQRVEILKTLYRGAEILIFDEPTASLTPQEITELMAILKLLIKEGKSIIIITHKLKEIMEVSDRVTIIRKGEGVGTVVTNETNPDQLAELMVGRQVEFKTEKGEANPTEEIFKIENLVVTDYRDVEKVKGLNLSIRRGEIVGIAGIDGNGQSELIEAITGLRKIKSGKVTLGGKDITGLKPREITETGVGHIPQDRHKHGLVLDFPIGHNIALQTYYKSPISKGVIMDYKKINEKARQIIKEYDVRSGQGEMTPARALSGGNQQKAIIGREVDRDPDLLIAALPTRGLDVGAIEFIHSRLIEQRDKGKAVLLISFELDEVMNVSDRIAVIYDGTIVDTVYPKETSEQELGLLMAGEKRKAKAVKEGNE